The following are from one region of the Pectobacterium actinidiae genome:
- a CDS encoding BglG family transcription antiterminator encodes MMQPLTSRQNRLLKYLLQHQGYVTVKDIAHYLDVSEKTVYRDMQFVEAFLSVWNIYPDKKVGAGIMLTTDDERHLTLLEQQIVVDDGDTDALINNARRVKIASQLLSDTPHETSISKLSERYFISSASIVNDLKIIESWLHPLGLSLVRSQSGTHIEGSENQVRQAMASLINDVMHHKEPGPLNHSRLDPGSYKALINYFGEKDVSFVESLLQDMEQQLSYPLGEPYYINIFTHTLIMMHRIAQGKALIMAEESVHQQVDNRIFSIAKNMVTQIEQRVESTLPSDEVWFIYQYIISSGIVMEERADNQLLRYPFSNGESRKITRTLTQIFSDLIHIDLRTDKLLQEGLLIHIKPLLNRLKYQIHIRNPLLDDIKSEFIDIYEMTQQAMNEVCQQFQLKPVAEDEVGYLTIHFQAALERQIAHKRILVVCSSGVGTSHLLKNRILRAFPDWIIVGVISASNMQMFCQQEDIELIISTIHLEEQHIPVVYVSAFFNDDDIKRVTEKVIANQLHQAVPH; translated from the coding sequence ATGATGCAGCCACTCACCTCCCGTCAGAACCGTTTATTGAAATATCTGTTACAACACCAGGGATATGTAACGGTTAAAGATATTGCACATTACCTGGATGTGTCTGAGAAAACCGTCTATCGCGATATGCAATTTGTTGAAGCCTTCCTTTCTGTCTGGAATATTTATCCAGACAAAAAGGTCGGTGCGGGAATCATGTTAACCACGGATGACGAACGGCACCTCACGCTGCTGGAACAGCAAATTGTCGTGGATGACGGAGATACCGATGCTCTGATCAATAATGCTCGCCGTGTCAAAATCGCCTCACAGTTGTTAAGCGATACGCCTCATGAAACATCCATCAGCAAGCTGTCTGAGCGCTATTTTATCAGCAGCGCCTCTATCGTTAACGATCTGAAAATCATCGAAAGCTGGCTACATCCCCTTGGGCTGTCGCTGGTGCGCAGCCAGAGCGGCACACATATTGAAGGCAGTGAGAATCAGGTGCGGCAGGCAATGGCATCACTCATCAATGATGTCATGCACCATAAAGAACCTGGCCCGCTTAACCACTCTCGTCTCGACCCCGGCAGCTATAAGGCGCTGATTAACTATTTCGGCGAAAAAGACGTCTCCTTCGTCGAATCACTGTTACAGGACATGGAGCAGCAGCTTTCTTATCCGCTCGGTGAGCCTTATTACATCAATATTTTCACGCATACCTTAATTATGATGCACCGTATTGCGCAGGGAAAAGCGCTAATCATGGCGGAAGAATCGGTTCATCAGCAGGTGGATAATCGCATATTCTCTATCGCTAAAAATATGGTTACCCAAATAGAGCAACGCGTCGAGAGTACGCTACCCTCTGATGAAGTCTGGTTTATTTACCAATATATTATTTCCTCCGGCATTGTGATGGAGGAACGTGCGGATAACCAATTGCTTCGCTACCCATTCTCTAACGGTGAATCACGTAAAATCACGCGGACATTGACGCAAATATTTTCTGATTTAATCCATATTGACCTGCGCACAGATAAGTTATTACAAGAGGGACTACTTATTCATATCAAGCCGTTGCTTAACCGACTAAAGTATCAAATACACATTCGCAATCCGTTATTAGACGATATCAAAAGCGAATTTATCGATATTTATGAAATGACTCAGCAAGCTATGAATGAAGTCTGTCAGCAATTTCAATTAAAACCCGTCGCTGAGGATGAAGTTGGCTATCTGACCATTCATTTCCAAGCTGCACTGGAACGCCAAATTGCGCATAAACGTATTCTGGTCGTGTGTTCCAGCGGCGTGGGAACTTCGCACCTGCTAAAAAACCGTATTCTGCGCGCATTTCCTGACTGGATTATTGTTGGCGTTATTTCTGCCAGTAATATGCAGATGTTTTGCCAACAGGAAGATATTGAGCTGATTATTTCCACAATTCATCTGGAAGAACAACACATTCCTGTCGTCTATGTTTCCGCCTTTTTTAATGATGATGACATTAAGCGCGTTACCGAAAAAGTTATCGCTAATCAACTGCATCAGGCCGTACCCCACTGA
- a CDS encoding TonB-dependent receptor domain-containing protein, protein MLINKNLNKILLTGILTGVALNSMAADSTTSNNTLSEKNPDTSAAKTGQTDDVMIVNAPKIEKKAGSSTTLTAADMQKEGGNNFGTIMRYQPLVSATGSSGGSNTGKSGFDRGGYTGYNIRGIESNRVAIDTDGIALPNATGRSYASRAGFNTFGMGRDYIDPYVYSSVDIESGVTSAENTINALGGSVSFRPKSADDYLKAGKQDYFGFQSDYDSANHGWHNGITAAGGDAELRGVVVLSRRDGQQTRNNSDEVAAYPANWHSNAILASGIWQANDEHQLTGTLDYYHKTNHTHYDYWGSLPNDNNTIYGTAQQSSETRRWTASLKDRWTPVNNTLVDLVDSRIYFQNSESHDNTWLPATTGMAAADSHRVYSDYNVTTYGFDTHMVKNWDRHEFSWGLNASQSKTERPFRQSPNQTGANNIMQPEADSDSYTVGGFVQDTMTWDLAGHAFSVVPAVRAIHQRTKPTNTVRLSGDGSVISESDVNKLYGKANSDTQVLPSLSFLYDITPTLTTYVQYRRGAQFPDASQLYGSTNLDANYAGPFQYAFIGNSDLKTETSNNVEWGLKGEATEGITFRTALFYNTYKNFIANTRYRRSANPDKFTNVPSNISTIYQAENRDKAYIYGGEVSSKIQLGTWFPAVDGLSTTLAFGYTKGQSQSRYLGDRYVDLDSVAPMKAVVGIAYDDPSQRYGAALTSTFQKGKQAKDTSRESYTNAGNAIAASNTEYMRIPGYGMVDLTAYYRISKNVKVNGGVYNLTDRKYWDYLSSRQIETNDRQGQYDRALSVQPGRSFQLGVNVDF, encoded by the coding sequence ATGTTAATTAACAAGAATTTAAATAAAATTCTTCTCACCGGCATCTTGACTGGCGTCGCACTGAACAGCATGGCAGCGGATAGCACCACGAGCAACAACACACTCAGCGAGAAGAATCCAGACACGTCGGCGGCAAAAACGGGACAGACCGACGATGTGATGATCGTTAATGCACCCAAAATCGAGAAAAAAGCGGGTTCGAGTACGACGCTAACTGCCGCAGATATGCAAAAAGAAGGCGGCAATAATTTTGGCACCATCATGCGTTATCAACCTCTGGTGAGCGCAACGGGTTCCAGCGGTGGCAGTAATACAGGGAAAAGCGGCTTCGACCGCGGCGGTTACACGGGCTACAACATTCGCGGCATTGAAAGCAACCGTGTGGCGATCGATACCGATGGTATCGCCCTGCCCAATGCCACAGGCCGTAGCTACGCCAGCCGTGCCGGATTCAATACGTTCGGTATGGGGCGCGACTATATCGATCCTTACGTGTACAGCAGCGTCGATATTGAGTCAGGCGTCACCTCCGCCGAGAATACGATCAACGCACTCGGAGGCAGCGTCTCCTTTCGACCAAAATCTGCTGATGATTATCTGAAAGCGGGCAAGCAGGATTACTTCGGTTTCCAGAGTGACTACGATTCCGCCAACCATGGTTGGCATAACGGCATCACCGCCGCAGGCGGTGATGCCGAGCTACGCGGCGTTGTCGTACTCAGCCGCCGTGACGGCCAGCAAACGCGTAATAACAGCGACGAGGTAGCCGCTTACCCCGCCAACTGGCACTCTAACGCCATTTTGGCATCCGGTATTTGGCAGGCCAATGACGAGCATCAGCTCACCGGTACGCTGGATTATTACCATAAAACCAATCATACCCATTATGACTACTGGGGTAGTCTGCCAAACGACAACAACACCATTTACGGCACGGCGCAACAGAGCAGCGAGACACGCCGCTGGACCGCCAGCCTGAAAGATCGCTGGACGCCCGTCAACAACACGCTGGTCGATCTGGTTGATAGCCGCATTTACTTCCAAAACAGCGAATCACACGACAACACCTGGCTACCAGCAACCACCGGGATGGCGGCGGCAGATAGCCATCGGGTCTATTCTGACTACAACGTCACCACCTACGGCTTTGATACGCATATGGTGAAAAACTGGGATCGCCACGAATTCAGTTGGGGTCTAAACGCCAGCCAAAGCAAAACAGAACGCCCGTTCAGGCAATCGCCTAACCAGACCGGCGCCAATAACATCATGCAGCCTGAAGCCGATAGCGATAGCTATACCGTGGGGGGCTTCGTACAGGATACGATGACGTGGGATCTGGCGGGGCACGCTTTCTCGGTTGTTCCTGCCGTGCGTGCTATTCATCAGCGCACCAAACCGACCAATACGGTTCGCCTGAGCGGTGACGGCAGTGTCATCAGTGAATCTGATGTCAACAAACTGTACGGCAAAGCCAACAGTGATACGCAAGTCCTGCCTTCTCTGAGCTTCCTCTATGACATCACTCCGACGCTGACAACCTATGTGCAGTACCGTCGCGGCGCGCAGTTCCCGGATGCCAGCCAGCTTTATGGCAGCACCAACCTCGACGCCAACTATGCCGGACCGTTCCAGTATGCCTTTATCGGCAATAGCGACCTCAAAACGGAAACCAGCAACAACGTAGAGTGGGGCTTAAAAGGTGAAGCGACGGAGGGAATCACGTTCCGCACCGCGCTGTTCTACAACACGTATAAGAATTTTATCGCCAACACTCGCTACCGTCGTAGCGCTAACCCGGATAAATTTACCAATGTTCCAAGTAACATCAGTACGATATATCAGGCGGAAAACCGCGATAAAGCGTATATCTACGGCGGTGAAGTCAGCAGCAAAATACAGCTAGGCACCTGGTTCCCGGCCGTTGATGGACTCAGCACCACGCTGGCGTTTGGCTACACCAAAGGCCAATCGCAATCTCGTTACCTTGGTGACCGCTATGTCGACCTCGACAGCGTTGCCCCGATGAAAGCCGTGGTAGGTATCGCCTATGACGATCCTTCCCAACGCTACGGTGCCGCCCTGACCTCCACCTTCCAAAAAGGGAAACAGGCGAAGGATACCAGCCGTGAAAGCTATACCAATGCGGGTAATGCGATTGCCGCGTCTAACACAGAGTACATGCGGATCCCCGGCTATGGCATGGTTGACCTGACGGCTTACTATCGCATCAGCAAGAACGTGAAAGTCAACGGTGGCGTATATAACCTGACTGACCGTAAATATTGGGATTACCTCAGCAGCCGCCAGATTGAAACCAACGATCGGCAGGGGCAGTATGACCGCGCACTCTCCGTGCAGCCTGGCCGCTCCTTCCAACTGGGTGTGAATGTGGACTTCTAA